A window of Nonomuraea angiospora genomic DNA:
TGAGGTCTCCAAGAGCGTCTACGACGCCGCCCCCAGCGGCTTCGACAACGGCGCCAAGTTCGAGCGCCTGAGCACTGAGGTGCCCATCAGCAAGGAGGCCTACGACTCCCTGGTGGCGGCCAAGGGTGACGGCAAGTTCCTCGGCACCCTGCGTGTCGTGAAGAACTCGGCCGGCACCGAGACCGCGTGGTTCAAGACGCAGTACTACATCAAGAAGTGGATCAAGTCCACCGCTCAGGTGAAGTACTGGGTCGAGGACTACTACCTCGTCGACATCGCCGCCAAGGACAACGGTCGCCTCGGCGACAACGTCGGCGGCCAGGGCTTCGCGTGGAACCAGCCCACCGGCAAGCCCGTCCGCGTGTTCGGCTACCCGGCCGCCGCGCACCCCGACGGCAACAAGAACTACACCGGCGTGACTCCGAAGTGGTGCTACGGCAACACGACGAAGAAGCTGCAGGGTTCTGCCGCCAAGAAGATCGAGGAGCACGTGGCCCTCAAGTGCGCCTTCACCGAGGGCGCCGACGGTGGTCCGTGGCTGTACAAGTACAGCAACTCCAAGCGTCTCGGTTACCTGAACGGTGTCGTGAGCACCTTCAACGACCAGGACGGCAACGGCCGCGTGGACTACATCTCCTCGCCGTACTTCGACGGTGAGACCAACGTGGTCTACAAGGCCGCCGCGGCCTCGTGGTCCGGCAAGATTGTCTAAGGTGACGCAGAGCGACCGGTCCTAGACCGTTCGTATAACCGTTTCCCGCGAAGGGCCCGGCATTCGCCGGGCCCTTCTGCGTTCCCGTCCAAAAGTGAAGCCCGTTGGACGCATGGGGCGCTCATACGGTGCCATCAATCCAATGTGATCTGCATCACATAACCTATTCGACCGCGATCGAAGGCGCGCCAGAGCCCCGCCGACCGTGCTGACAACTCCCTTATGTTGATCAGGGCAAACGGTCTCAATGCCAGCTTTCCTCGACTCCTGCGCATCAGCCGTTTAAACATCACAGAACGGTCACGCCCGTCTTGTCGCATCTTTTCCTGTCAAAGCGGCTACCCGCGAGCAAGATCCACACTGTATGTTCCTGGCTATCCCTTTACTGACGCATGGGACGCAAGAGGCGTTCCACGACAGCGCAAGGAGTTACCGTGAAGCGCATCCTCCTCCCCGCCGGTGGCGCCATTCTGGCCACTGGCCTCCTGGCCGCCGGCCTGGCCACCACGGCCCAGGCTGACGACACCATCTCGTCCGACGTGCTGGCGAGCCAGCAGAAGGCGGCCGAGACCCTGGACTTCTGGACCAAGTCCAACTACGCGGCCCTCAAGCAGGCCGTTGCCTTCAACCCCGACGCGCTCGAGGTTCAGAAGATCTCCTCCGGTGGTGGCTATACCTCGGACACCAAGCCGGGTTCCACCGCCCCCATCGGCGAGGAGAAGAAGGCCGCCGTCAAGGTTCAGAACGTGAACCTGCCGAAGACCATCGGTAAGGTTTTCTTCGAGGGCCGTGACGGCAAGCTGTACTGGTGCTCCGGCACCTCGATCCAGTCGCAGTACCGCAACCTGGTCGCCACGGCCGGTCACTGCGTGTACGACATCGCCGGCAACGACGAGGTCGTGTCCCGCTGGGTCTTCGTCCCCGGTTACTACCAGGGCAAGGCTCCTTGGGGCGTGTACGTGGGTAAGCAGGCCTTCACCCACTACGACTTCGACGTCTACGAGGACTTCGACCGCGACTACGCCTTCGTCACCGTCTACGACGGCATCGGCGGCGTGCTCAACAAGGAGACCAAGGTCTCCCCGAGCGAGTACAAGGCGCACATCGCCAAGGGTGGCAAGGGTTACGTCAAGGAAACCCCCATCACCAAGGAAGAGTTCGCGGCCGGGTACGACAAGTACGGCGAGGCGGGCCCCTTCAAGTCCAAGCTGGCCGACCCCTCGGTCGAGACGGTCGCCATGCCGAAGGACGCTGCGGCGAAGATCGAGGACTACATCTCCAAGGGTGTCGACGGCGTCCAGCTGACCGGCGTCGAGGTCACCGAGGCGACGTACAAGGCTGCCCCGTCGGGTCTCGACAACGGCGCCAAGTTCGAGCGTCTGAGCACCGAGGTCCCCATCTCCAAGGAGGCCTACGACGCTCTCGTGGCCGCCAAGGGTGACGGCAAGTTCCTCGGCACCGTGCGGACCAACGACGCGAAGACGGCGTGGTTCAAGACGCAGTACTACGTCAAGAAGTGGGTCAAGACCACTGCTGTGATGAAGTACTGGGTCGAGGACTACTTCGTCGTCGAGAACGTGGTCAAGAGCGTTGGTCGCCTCGGCGACAACGTTGGTGGCCAGGGCTTCGCGTGGAACCAGGCTGCTGGTAGCGCCGTCCGTACCTTCGGCTACCCCTACGGCCCGCACCTGGACGGCAACAAGCCGTTCACCGGTGTGACGCCGAAGTGGTGCTACGGCAAGACCGCGAAGAAGGCTCTGCTCATCCCCTCGAAGAAGGTCGAGGAGCAGATCTCGCTGAAGTGCACCGTGACCGCCGGCTACGACGGTGGCCCCTGGCTGTCCAAGTACAGCAACGCCAAGCGTCTCGGCTACGTCAACGGTGTCACCAGCCTCATCGCGGACACCGACGGCAACAAGCGCTACGACACGATCACCTCGGCTTACTTCGACGGTGAGACCAACGTCGTCTACAAGGCCGCTGCGGCCTCGTGGAGCGGCAAGCTCATCCCGTAGTTCGCTGCGGATCGGAACGAAGACTTGTTCGTCGTTCTCCAGCAATACCGAAGGGCTCGGCATCCTGCCGGGCCCTTCGGCCTTTTTGCTGAGAAATCTGGCAATTCCCCTTACCAGAGTGACTAACGGGTCGATAGGGTCTTTACACGCCTTTTGACAACTGTGGAGCCTCCCGTGAAGCGCCTGCTCGTCCCCCTAGCCGCCGCCTGCCTGAGTGCCGCCGCGCTCGCCGTCCCAGCCACCGCCGCACCGAGCTGGGCCACCGACAATCTCCTGCCGAAGCCCGCCGACGCGTACGGTGCCGCGGACTTCTGGCTCGACTCCAACGGAGCCGCCCTGCGCAAGGCCACCCAGTACAACCTGGATGTCAAGAAAGTCTCCAAGCTGGTGTCGGGGGGCAGCAACGGCGCCCCTGACGGCAAGCCGGGCATGACCGGCCCGACCACCACCGCCAAGGCGACGGTGTCCAAGAACGTCAACCTGCCCAAGACCATCGGCAAGGTGTTCTTCCTCGACAAGTCCGGCAACTACCGCTGGTGCTCGGCGACGTCCATCCAGTCCAGGAACCGCAACCTGGTCGCCACCGCGGGCCACTGCGTCTTCGCGAACGGCAAGGACGACGTCTACGACAAGTGGATCTTCGTGCCCGGCTACTACCAGGGCAAGGCCCCCTGGGGTGTTTACGTGGGCGCCTACGCCTTCACCGCGTACGACCTGGACACC
This region includes:
- a CDS encoding trypsin-like serine peptidase — translated: MKRILLPAGGAILATGLLAAGLATTAQADDTISSDVLASQQKAAETLDFWTKSNYAALKQAVAFNPDALEVQKISSGGGYTSDTKPGSTAPIGEEKKAAVKVQNVNLPKTIGKVFFEGRDGKLYWCSGTSIQSQYRNLVATAGHCVYDIAGNDEVVSRWVFVPGYYQGKAPWGVYVGKQAFTHYDFDVYEDFDRDYAFVTVYDGIGGVLNKETKVSPSEYKAHIAKGGKGYVKETPITKEEFAAGYDKYGEAGPFKSKLADPSVETVAMPKDAAAKIEDYISKGVDGVQLTGVEVTEATYKAAPSGLDNGAKFERLSTEVPISKEAYDALVAAKGDGKFLGTVRTNDAKTAWFKTQYYVKKWVKTTAVMKYWVEDYFVVENVVKSVGRLGDNVGGQGFAWNQAAGSAVRTFGYPYGPHLDGNKPFTGVTPKWCYGKTAKKALLIPSKKVEEQISLKCTVTAGYDGGPWLSKYSNAKRLGYVNGVTSLIADTDGNKRYDTITSAYFDGETNVVYKAAAASWSGKLIP